The Paracoccus liaowanqingii genome window below encodes:
- the ilvD gene encoding dihydroxy-acid dehydratase, whose amino-acid sequence MPAYRSRTTTHGRNMAGARGLWRATGVKEGDFGKPIIAIVNSFTQFVPGHVHLKDLGQLVAREVEAAGGIAKEFNTIAVDDGIAMGHDGMLYSLPSREIIADSVEYMVNAHCADAMVCISNCDKITPGMLMASLRLNIPTVFVSGGPMEAGKVVLQDGRVKALDLVDAMVAAADDSVSEQDLAAIEQAACPTCGSCSGMFTANSMNCLTEALGLSLPGNGSTLATHADRKRLFVEAGHLIVDLAKRHYEDDDYGVLPRNVASFAAFENAMTLDIAMGGSTNTVLHLLAAAHEAEIDFTMSDIDRLSRKVPVLCKVAPAKSDVHMEDVHRAGGIMAILGQLDRAGLLDTSVGSVHSGTLAQALDRWDVSRTTAASVHDFYRAAPGGVPTQTAFSQANRYDEVDLDREGGVIRSSEHAFSRDGGLAVLYGNLAEDGCIVKTAGVDDSNLTFEGPAHIFESQDDSVSAILTGKVKSGEVVLIRYEGPRGGPGMQEMLYPTSYLKSKGLGKECALVTDGRFSGGSSGLSIGHVSPEAAEGGTIGLVEQGDLIRIDIPNRKIELLVDDATLAARRAVRDAEGWKPAKPRKRKVTTALRAYASMTTSAARGAVRVIPE is encoded by the coding sequence ATGCCTGCCTATCGTTCCCGCACCACCACCCATGGCCGCAACATGGCCGGCGCCCGTGGCCTGTGGCGCGCGACCGGGGTGAAGGAGGGCGATTTCGGCAAGCCGATCATCGCCATCGTCAACAGCTTCACCCAGTTCGTGCCCGGCCATGTCCATCTGAAGGACCTGGGCCAGCTGGTCGCCCGCGAGGTCGAGGCGGCGGGCGGCATCGCCAAGGAATTCAACACCATCGCCGTCGACGACGGCATCGCGATGGGCCATGACGGCATGCTCTATTCGCTGCCCTCGCGCGAGATCATCGCCGATTCGGTCGAATACATGGTCAACGCCCATTGCGCCGACGCGATGGTCTGCATCAGCAACTGCGACAAGATCACGCCCGGCATGCTGATGGCGTCCCTGCGGCTGAACATCCCCACCGTCTTCGTCTCGGGCGGCCCGATGGAGGCCGGCAAGGTCGTCCTGCAGGACGGGCGCGTCAAGGCGCTGGACCTGGTCGATGCCATGGTCGCGGCGGCCGATGATTCGGTCTCGGAACAGGATCTGGCGGCGATCGAGCAGGCGGCCTGCCCGACCTGCGGGTCCTGCTCGGGCATGTTCACCGCCAATTCGATGAACTGCCTGACCGAGGCCCTGGGCCTGTCGCTGCCCGGCAACGGGTCCACGCTCGCCACCCATGCCGACCGCAAGCGCCTCTTCGTCGAGGCGGGCCACCTGATCGTGGATCTGGCCAAGCGCCATTACGAGGACGACGATTACGGCGTCCTGCCGCGCAACGTTGCCAGCTTCGCGGCCTTCGAGAACGCGATGACGCTGGACATCGCGATGGGCGGATCGACCAACACCGTCCTGCACCTGCTGGCCGCCGCGCACGAGGCCGAGATCGACTTCACGATGTCCGACATCGACCGCCTGTCGCGCAAGGTGCCGGTCCTGTGCAAGGTCGCCCCCGCCAAGTCCGACGTGCACATGGAGGACGTCCACCGCGCCGGCGGGATCATGGCGATCCTGGGCCAGCTGGACCGCGCGGGCCTTTTGGACACCTCGGTGGGCAGCGTCCATTCCGGCACGCTGGCGCAGGCGCTGGACCGGTGGGACGTGTCGCGCACGACCGCGGCCTCGGTCCACGACTTCTACCGCGCCGCGCCGGGCGGCGTGCCCACGCAGACGGCCTTCTCGCAGGCCAACCGCTATGACGAGGTGGATCTGGACCGCGAGGGCGGGGTGATCCGGTCGTCCGAGCATGCCTTCTCGCGCGATGGCGGGCTGGCGGTGCTCTACGGCAACCTGGCCGAGGACGGCTGCATCGTGAAGACGGCAGGCGTGGACGATTCGAACCTGACCTTCGAGGGGCCGGCCCATATCTTCGAAAGCCAGGACGATTCGGTCAGCGCCATCCTGACCGGCAAGGTCAAGTCGGGCGAGGTCGTGCTGATCCGCTATGAAGGCCCGCGCGGCGGTCCGGGCATGCAGGAGATGCTGTACCCGACCAGCTATCTGAAATCGAAGGGTCTGGGCAAGGAATGCGCGCTGGTCACCGATGGCCGCTTCTCGGGCGGCTCGTCGGGGCTCTCCATCGGCCATGTCTCGCCCGAGGCGGCCGAGGGCGGCACGATCGGCCTGGTGGAACAGGGCGACCTGATCCGCATCGACATCCCCAACCGCAAGATCGAGCTGCTGGTCGATGACGCCACCCTGGCCGCGCGCCGCGCTGTCCGCGACGCCGAGGGCTGGAAGCCCGCCAAGCCCCGCAAGCGCAAGGTCACCACGGCGCTCCGCGCCTATGCCTCCATGACCACAAGCGCCGCCAGGGGCGCGGTCCGGGTGATTCCGGAGTAA
- a CDS encoding DMT family transporter translates to MPWLLLLTAGLLEIVWASAMKYSQGFTRVTPTAIMLVAMIASFWLLAMAMRQLPLGTAYMVWTGIGAVGSFIVGVVFLAEPVTALRLAAAGMIVAGIVTMKLAS, encoded by the coding sequence ATGCCCTGGCTTCTTCTTCTCACCGCCGGCCTGCTCGAGATCGTCTGGGCCAGCGCGATGAAATATTCGCAAGGCTTCACCCGCGTCACTCCCACGGCCATCATGCTGGTCGCGATGATCGCGTCCTTCTGGCTGCTGGCGATGGCGATGCGGCAACTTCCCTTGGGCACCGCCTACATGGTCTGGACCGGCATCGGCGCGGTGGGCAGCTTCATCGTCGGCGTGGTGTTCCTGGCCGAGCCGGTGACCGCCCTGCGCCTGGCCGCCGCCGGGATGATCGTCGCGGGCATCGTGACCATGAAGCTGGCCTCCTGA